One window of the Carnobacterium maltaromaticum DSM 20342 genome contains the following:
- a CDS encoding murein hydrolase activator EnvC family protein, which yields MKKILKTIIIGSVSLSSLFYSQVSFAVNYEEEISKSTTEINSIKNEIENEKVALGQLLTEIEKKEDKSNQLLEEIKLIQIEMNTLKISNDELQDKITQRTEKLNSQLQTIQIEGNASTYTNFILNSESFTDFIGRIEVSSKLISANKEIVLQQKKDKEKSNYKKINKRESKKSKKLISELQEVQVKLENQKNLKEAKIVTLAQQQATAEDEKIILISNQENEKIQLEANTNKPVIAKTSVDLTNMASASETPEPPAPSLTVGSSGYIYPLQAPISSPFGAREGLDANGFHKGVDFSAPEGTPIAASMAGEVVVAQNDGMPVSGYGIATIIKHSNGMYSLYGHQSELLVSVGDSVQQGQIIGKVGNTGISFGAHLHFEIRTSLYGGMGNVLDPMNFLN from the coding sequence TTGAAAAAAATTTTAAAAACTATTATCATTGGTTCTGTTTCTTTATCCTCTTTATTTTACAGTCAAGTTTCATTTGCAGTAAATTATGAGGAAGAAATTAGCAAAAGCACAACAGAAATTAATTCTATAAAAAATGAAATTGAAAATGAGAAAGTTGCCTTGGGGCAATTACTTACTGAAATCGAAAAAAAAGAAGACAAAAGTAACCAACTATTAGAGGAAATAAAACTTATTCAAATTGAAATGAATACTTTAAAAATAAGCAACGATGAGTTACAAGATAAAATTACTCAAAGAACTGAAAAATTAAATTCCCAACTCCAAACGATTCAAATTGAAGGTAATGCTTCGACTTATACAAATTTCATTTTGAATTCAGAATCATTTACTGACTTTATTGGACGAATAGAAGTATCTTCAAAACTAATTTCTGCGAATAAAGAAATTGTACTGCAACAAAAAAAAGATAAAGAAAAATCGAATTACAAGAAAATAAACAAGCGCGAATCAAAAAAATCAAAAAAATTAATTTCTGAATTGCAAGAAGTACAAGTTAAATTAGAAAATCAAAAAAATTTAAAAGAAGCTAAGATAGTCACTTTAGCACAACAACAAGCTACCGCAGAAGATGAAAAAATTATTCTTATTTCTAATCAGGAAAATGAAAAAATTCAACTAGAAGCTAACACTAATAAACCTGTAATAGCTAAGACTAGTGTTGATTTGACGAATATGGCTTCTGCTAGTGAGACTCCGGAACCTCCAGCACCTTCACTAACTGTTGGAAGCTCGGGTTATATCTATCCACTACAGGCACCTATTTCTTCACCTTTTGGTGCTAGAGAAGGCTTAGATGCAAATGGATTTCATAAAGGTGTGGATTTTAGTGCTCCTGAAGGAACGCCTATTGCTGCATCTATGGCTGGTGAGGTTGTTGTTGCTCAGAATGATGGTATGCCTGTTTCTGGTTATGGAATTGCAACTATTATTAAGCACAGCAATGGCATGTATTCTCTGTATGGTCACCAATCTGAACTACTTGTTTCTGTTGGAGATAGTGTTCAACAAGGACAAATCATTGGAAAAGTCGGGAACACCGGAATTTCTTTTGGGGCTCATTTACATTTTGAAATTCGAACCTCTTTATATGGTGGAATGGGAAATGTGCTTGATCCTATGAATTTCTTAAATTAA
- a CDS encoding Tn3 family transposase — protein sequence MVEIEQLKGHHKEGFGKFINEPSKEQLNLYFYLNDSDKEVIAKMKKSSTKLGFAVQLGTVRFLGCFTSDFETLPIVVIQHLAAQLNIDYKEFYGYTRKQTIWQHMKLIQDYYNYVLFTDNAVEKYLSDWLLDRSWYTTETDNMLFDMLLKKCLDEKIILPGFSTFERFVSKIIDSSEKQLYKLLSEIPATSEVERLLELFDFVGEPIRGATLKMDILRSPLIDESQKELIRGFNRLIMFQSFHTENWDFSVIPEGKLKKLASYAFKAKAQAIQRMPLNRQIAHLVAFVYEHQKKAMDEQLLALSKYVDAIFRRAKNKEIKDRMRTIKDLDRAALTLSKIVELLFDESITNQEIRKVISDKFQKEEMDAAIFQVKDIVRNEQEPIAINELRKAFRKIKKFIPSILLSINFEGNNYGADSLVVWEKIKEVFPKPITLDHFYDIEPCLSKKWQYYIHENPTSVNQCVLIAGLELLFQGLKKHDIFVTNSEKYADPMSYLLDDSTWIEQREVLITQLDLPSSGTLAVQKLSEDLSLSFIETQSNWDASNMARLEEINGEVKVVVSNLKKGNEQPNEKEFKSRVRQLMPSIDLSDLLLEVNQRVGLTQSFKHLNEKESRMKQLDISILAVLLAESCNIGFSPVSKNNIDSLKYDRLTYVAHQYLRIDTLTAANQKIIHSHKKLELALAWGNGEMASADGIRYITPQRSLYSASNPKYFGKGRGITFYNFVSDHYIGFHGMVVSGTLRDSLYLLEGLLNQTSGLQPTQIMTDTAGYSDLIFGLFGLLGFQFSPRIANKHGTKLWRIEKNADYGLLNDVTKSRINTDLIEEHWEDILRVAGSLKSGKVNATELTRALQRSGQPTSLGKAITEYGKVYKTKHQLRYLSDEIYARQILEQLNKGELRHALCRSIFYGRNGKLYQTYIDGMEEQLTSLSVVTNAVIYWNTLYLEKVLEQMKVEGYDCSEELIGVPSAYGEFVSIRITNPLSSNV from the coding sequence ATGGTAGAAATTGAACAATTGAAGGGACACCACAAAGAAGGATTTGGGAAATTTATAAATGAGCCATCTAAAGAACAACTTAATCTCTACTTTTATTTAAATGATTCTGATAAAGAGGTTATTGCAAAAATGAAAAAATCGTCCACAAAATTAGGATTCGCAGTTCAACTAGGAACCGTCAGGTTCCTCGGATGCTTTACATCTGATTTTGAAACACTTCCAATAGTGGTCATTCAGCATTTAGCTGCGCAACTAAATATTGACTACAAGGAATTTTATGGGTACACACGTAAACAAACAATTTGGCAACATATGAAACTTATACAAGACTACTATAACTATGTACTATTTACTGATAATGCAGTAGAAAAATATTTATCTGATTGGTTACTTGATCGGTCATGGTATACAACTGAGACGGATAATATGCTTTTTGATATGCTATTAAAAAAATGTTTGGATGAAAAAATTATTTTACCAGGTTTTTCTACTTTTGAACGCTTTGTATCTAAAATTATTGATTCTTCTGAAAAACAACTCTATAAATTACTTTCTGAGATTCCTGCTACATCAGAGGTAGAACGTTTGTTAGAATTATTTGATTTTGTTGGTGAGCCTATACGTGGTGCAACGCTTAAAATGGATATTTTACGAAGCCCTTTGATTGACGAAAGTCAAAAGGAGCTTATTCGTGGGTTTAATAGACTGATTATGTTCCAATCTTTTCATACAGAAAACTGGGACTTTTCTGTAATTCCTGAAGGGAAATTAAAAAAACTTGCCAGCTATGCTTTCAAAGCAAAAGCTCAAGCTATACAAAGAATGCCACTAAATCGCCAAATAGCTCATTTAGTGGCATTTGTTTATGAACATCAGAAAAAAGCAATGGACGAACAACTTTTAGCACTATCAAAATATGTAGATGCTATTTTTAGACGTGCAAAAAATAAAGAAATAAAAGATCGAATGAGAACAATAAAAGATTTAGATCGAGCTGCTCTTACGTTATCAAAAATTGTAGAACTTTTATTTGACGAATCCATTACTAACCAAGAAATTCGAAAAGTTATTTCAGATAAATTTCAAAAAGAAGAAATGGATGCAGCCATTTTTCAAGTTAAGGATATTGTTCGTAACGAGCAAGAACCCATTGCAATTAATGAACTTCGCAAAGCATTCAGGAAAATTAAAAAGTTCATCCCCTCTATTCTTTTATCCATTAACTTTGAAGGTAACAATTACGGGGCAGATAGCTTAGTCGTTTGGGAAAAGATAAAAGAAGTTTTTCCAAAACCAATAACACTAGACCATTTTTATGATATTGAACCCTGTTTATCTAAAAAATGGCAATATTATATACATGAAAATCCCACTTCAGTAAATCAGTGCGTGTTAATTGCTGGGCTAGAACTTCTCTTTCAAGGATTAAAAAAGCATGACATATTTGTTACTAATAGTGAAAAATATGCAGACCCAATGAGCTATTTATTGGATGATTCTACGTGGATAGAGCAACGGGAAGTTTTGATTACTCAACTTGACTTACCTTCTTCAGGCACCTTAGCTGTACAAAAATTAAGCGAAGATTTGTCTCTATCTTTTATAGAAACACAATCAAATTGGGATGCATCTAATATGGCAAGGCTTGAAGAAATAAATGGTGAAGTAAAAGTAGTTGTTTCAAATTTGAAAAAGGGAAATGAGCAGCCTAATGAAAAAGAGTTTAAATCACGTGTGCGCCAACTCATGCCTAGCATTGATTTATCCGATTTATTATTGGAAGTAAACCAACGAGTTGGGTTAACTCAATCCTTTAAACATTTAAATGAGAAAGAATCCAGAATGAAACAGTTAGATATTAGTATTTTAGCAGTATTGTTAGCGGAATCATGTAATATTGGATTTTCTCCAGTTTCCAAAAATAATATTGATAGTTTGAAGTATGATAGGCTCACCTATGTAGCTCATCAATACTTACGTATTGATACCTTAACTGCAGCTAATCAAAAAATTATTCATTCACATAAGAAATTGGAACTGGCTCTTGCTTGGGGAAATGGAGAAATGGCGTCTGCAGATGGAATTCGGTATATAACACCGCAAAGATCACTTTACTCTGCTAGTAATCCAAAATACTTTGGCAAAGGCCGTGGAATCACTTTCTATAACTTTGTTTCAGATCATTATATTGGTTTCCATGGAATGGTTGTATCAGGCACGTTAAGAGACTCTCTTTACTTATTAGAGGGACTTCTTAATCAAACCAGCGGATTACAGCCCACTCAGATAATGACAGATACAGCTGGATATAGTGACCTTATTTTTGGATTATTTGGACTACTAGGTTTTCAATTTAGTCCTAGAATTGCGAATAAACATGGTACCAAACTATGGAGAATTGAAAAAAATGCTGATTATGGTTTATTGAATGATGTTACTAAAAGTCGAATTAACACTGATTTAATTGAAGAACATTGGGAAGATATACTTCGAGTAGCAGGTTCCCTGAAATCTGGTAAAGTCAATGCAACTGAACTAACTCGAGCGTTACAACGATCTGGTCAACCAACTTCACTTGGAAAAGCAATTACAGAATATGGAAAGGTTTATAAGACCAAACATCAACTACGCTATCTTTCAGATGAAATTTATGCTCGTCAAATACTTGAACAGCTAAATAAGGGTGAATTACGTCATGCACTTTGCAGAAGTATATTTTACGGAAGAAATGGAAAATTATATCAAACTTATATTGATGGAATGGAGGAGCAGTTAACCTCTTTAAGCGTTGTAACAAATGCAGTAATTTATTGGAATACACTGTATCTTGAAAAAGTATTGGAGCAGATGAAAGTAGAAGGATATGACTGTTCAGAAGAACTTATAGGGGTCCCGAGCGCCTACGGGGAATTTGTATCGATAAGGATTACAAATCCCCTTAGTAGCAACGTTTGA
- a CDS encoding heavy metal translocating P-type ATPase: protein MGDKTNHSHMNHSEMKHGTGTMDHSMHMGNLKQKFFVSLFLAIPIILFSPMMGGKLPFQIKFNGSEWVVLILASILYFYGGMPFLKGAKMELEAKSPAMMTLISLGISVAYIYSVYAFIANNILTNKVHVMDFFWELATLILIMLLGHWIEMNAISNAGNALQKMAELLPGTASVLDATGNTKEVALQDVNVGDKVMVKAGEKIPTDGVLISGKTTVNESMVTGEAKDVTKNINDKVIGGSVNGSGTITIKVTGTGESGYLSQVMALVSSAQQEKSSVESLSDKVAKLLFYVALIVGILSFTTWILLTGDVNIALERMVTVLIIACPHALGLAIPLVTARSTSLGAQNGLLIKNRQALEVAKKVDVIMMDKTGTLTEGNFSVSTYKSFSDDYTDTEILEYMGSLEKNSSHPLSIGVLKKLKELNLNTPLATDITTIAGTGIEGTILTKDVKIVSVAYLNRHALDYDKKLFSDLSSKGNSVSFLLVENKNVGIVAQGDQIKPEAKSMIEALKKQGIKPVMLTGDNRQAAAVVANHLGIEDVHAELLPEDKEKIVREYKNKGLIVMMVGDGVNDAPSLVRADIGVAIGAGTDVAIDSADVILVKSNPSDILHFLTLAKNTSRKMIQNLWWGSGYNIVAIPLAAGVLSFAGIILSPAIGAIFMSFSTVIVAINAMLLKIK from the coding sequence ATGGGGGATAAAACAAATCACAGCCACATGAATCATAGCGAGATGAAACATGGAACAGGAACTATGGATCATTCAATGCACATGGGGAATTTAAAACAAAAATTTTTTGTTTCTTTATTTTTAGCTATTCCAATTATCTTATTTTCACCAATGATGGGGGGGAAACTTCCTTTTCAAATTAAGTTCAATGGTTCTGAATGGGTCGTTCTTATTTTAGCCTCTATTCTTTACTTCTATGGGGGAATGCCTTTTTTAAAAGGGGCTAAAATGGAGCTTGAAGCTAAAAGCCCAGCAATGATGACCTTAATTTCATTAGGTATTTCAGTGGCTTACATTTATAGCGTGTATGCTTTTATTGCAAATAATATTTTAACAAATAAAGTTCATGTAATGGATTTTTTTTGGGAACTAGCAACGTTGATTCTTATCATGTTACTTGGGCATTGGATTGAAATGAATGCTATAAGCAACGCTGGAAATGCATTACAAAAAATGGCAGAATTATTACCAGGGACAGCAAGCGTGCTTGATGCCACTGGAAATACAAAAGAAGTTGCTTTACAAGATGTCAATGTTGGAGATAAAGTGATGGTAAAAGCTGGTGAGAAAATCCCAACTGACGGAGTACTCATTTCTGGAAAAACAACCGTCAATGAATCAATGGTAACTGGTGAAGCAAAAGACGTTACCAAAAATATAAATGACAAAGTTATTGGTGGTTCAGTGAATGGTTCTGGAACAATTACTATAAAAGTTACCGGAACAGGTGAATCAGGATATTTATCTCAAGTAATGGCTTTAGTAAGTAGTGCGCAACAAGAAAAATCAAGTGTCGAATCGCTATCTGATAAGGTAGCCAAACTCCTATTTTACGTTGCTTTAATTGTTGGGATTTTATCTTTTACAACCTGGATACTCCTAACTGGTGATGTGAATATTGCTTTAGAGCGAATGGTTACTGTCCTGATTATTGCATGTCCACATGCACTTGGACTGGCTATTCCATTAGTAACAGCACGTTCCACCTCGCTTGGAGCTCAAAATGGATTACTAATTAAGAATAGACAAGCCTTAGAAGTAGCTAAAAAGGTTGATGTTATTATGATGGACAAAACAGGCACTCTTACTGAAGGTAACTTTTCAGTATCTACTTATAAATCATTTTCAGATGACTATACGGATACTGAAATTCTTGAATATATGGGTTCTTTAGAAAAAAACTCGAGTCATCCACTTTCAATTGGTGTTTTGAAAAAACTTAAAGAACTAAACTTAAATACACCCCTGGCTACCGACATTACAACAATTGCAGGTACAGGAATTGAAGGAACAATTTTAACTAAAGATGTCAAAATTGTAAGTGTTGCTTATTTAAATAGACATGCCCTAGATTATGATAAAAAACTCTTTTCCGACCTTTCGAGTAAAGGAAACTCTGTTAGTTTTCTTTTAGTTGAAAATAAGAATGTTGGGATAGTTGCGCAGGGTGATCAAATTAAACCAGAAGCTAAATCTATGATTGAAGCATTAAAAAAACAAGGTATTAAACCAGTGATGTTAACTGGAGATAATAGACAAGCGGCAGCTGTGGTTGCTAATCATTTAGGCATCGAGGATGTCCATGCGGAACTCCTTCCGGAAGACAAAGAAAAAATCGTCAGAGAATATAAAAATAAAGGTCTAATCGTCATGATGGTCGGGGATGGTGTTAATGATGCTCCTAGTTTAGTAAGAGCAGATATTGGCGTAGCTATTGGTGCTGGAACAGATGTAGCTATTGATTCTGCAGATGTGATTCTTGTAAAAAGTAACCCATCTGACATTCTCCATTTTTTAACCCTTGCAAAAAATACTTCAAGAAAAATGATACAAAACTTATGGTGGGGATCAGGTTATAACATTGTTGCAATACCTTTAGCTGCCGGGGTACTTTCCTTCGCAGGTATCATTCTTAGTCCTGCAATTGGCGCTATATTCATGTCGTTTAGTACAGTCATTGTAGCAATAAATGCTATGTTATTAAAGATAAAATAG
- a CDS encoding DUF2933 domain-containing protein, with amino-acid sequence MQWLLLLVCPIMMIFMMSGMTHGGKNKDNVSKDEFDQLKQHNEKLSEELQKIKSKLN; translated from the coding sequence ATGCAATGGCTTTTACTGTTAGTGTGTCCAATTATGATGATTTTTATGATGTCTGGAATGACACATGGAGGAAAAAATAAAGATAATGTTTCTAAAGATGAATTTGATCAGCTTAAACAGCATAATGAAAAATTAAGCGAAGAATTACAAAAAATTAAATCTAAATTAAATTAA
- a CDS encoding recombinase family protein, whose product MIFGYARVSTEDQNLNLQIDALTQHGIDKLFQEKVTGSKRDRPQLEDMIRGLRDGDSVVIYKLDRISRSTKHLIELSETFEELGVNFISIQDNVDTSTSMGRFFFRVMASLAELERDITIERTKSGLEAARARGKKGGRPSKASQSIELALKMYDSKQYSIKQILEASKLSKTTLYRYLNGRKN is encoded by the coding sequence ATGATTTTTGGCTATGCTCGAGTGAGTACAGAGGATCAAAATTTAAATTTGCAAATCGATGCACTCACCCAACACGGTATCGATAAACTATTCCAAGAAAAGGTGACAGGTTCAAAACGAGATCGTCCACAATTGGAAGACATGATAAGAGGGTTACGTGATGGTGACTCAGTGGTCATTTATAAACTCGATCGTATTTCACGTTCAACTAAACATTTGATAGAGCTTTCAGAAACCTTTGAAGAGCTTGGAGTTAATTTTATCTCTATTCAAGATAATGTGGATACATCTACTTCTATGGGAAGGTTCTTTTTCCGAGTCATGGCTAGTTTAGCAGAGTTGGAACGTGACATTACGATTGAAAGAACCAAATCAGGTCTTGAAGCAGCAAGAGCGCGTGGAAAAAAAGGAGGACGACCAAGTAAAGCCAGTCAATCAATTGAGTTGGCTTTGAAAATGTACGATAGTAAGCAATATTCAATCAAACAGATTCTTGAAGCCTCTAAATTAAGTAAAACAACTCTATACCGCTATCTTAATGGAAGGAAAAACTAA
- a CDS encoding recombinase family protein — protein MIIGYARVSKDEQHLDRQLDQLKKYGVEKIIKEKYTGTKKSRPGIEELLKIIRTNDTVVVESISRLGRNTLDILTLLQHLEKEKVEFISLKENMDTSTPTGKAMLQMMSVIAELERNLLAERVKEGITASRRRGVNIGRPKIPQEKLNLAMRMYDSGDYSIKEILESTTISQGTLYREINKMKLKKIEDIKNES, from the coding sequence ATGATAATAGGATACGCAAGAGTGTCAAAAGATGAGCAACATCTAGATCGACAATTAGATCAGTTAAAAAAATATGGAGTTGAAAAAATTATTAAAGAAAAATATACTGGAACAAAAAAGTCACGGCCAGGAATTGAAGAACTGTTAAAAATAATCCGGACAAATGATACAGTAGTTGTAGAAAGTATTTCTCGACTTGGTAGAAATACTTTGGATATATTGACTCTTCTTCAGCACTTAGAAAAAGAAAAGGTAGAATTCATTTCGTTGAAAGAAAATATGGATACTTCTACGCCTACCGGAAAAGCAATGCTCCAGATGATGAGTGTGATTGCTGAATTAGAGAGGAATTTATTAGCCGAGCGTGTAAAAGAAGGAATAACTGCAAGCAGGAGACGTGGCGTAAATATTGGAAGACCAAAAATTCCTCAAGAAAAATTGAATTTAGCAATGAGAATGTATGACAGTGGAGATTATTCGATTAAAGAAATTCTTGAATCTACCACTATTTCTCAAGGAACGCTTTATCGAGAAATAAATAAAATGAAATTGAAAAAAATAGAAGATATAAAAAACGAAAGCTAA
- a CDS encoding Tn3 family transposase produces the protein MALKKILTTAQREQLLSVDHLSEEDFQAYFSFSDSDLDIINQHRGDINKLGFAIQLCLARYPGCSLSNWSIQSDRLISYVRRQLHLDSIELALYAHRNTRANHFNEILETFRYQRFGSVDTRNQLIAFLIKLALENDDSTYLMKKTLGFLTQNRIIFPSIATLEDIISHCRDKAESTLFSILLDSLTETQIEKLDELFLVYKETKMTKLAWLKDIPGKANPESFMTICKKVETITLLELGTINVSHIHRNRFLQLARLGDNYDAYDFSRFEFEKKYSLLIAFLVDHHQYLIDQLIEINDRILAGIKRKGMHDSQELLKEKGKLATEKLEHYASLIDALHFAKDNDSNPFDEIERVIPWHDLIQDGEDAKRITGKKNHGYLEMVRNKATYLRRYTPMLLKTLSFKATSSAQPILTALTQINELKNDGKRKIPADTSIEFVSKKWESLVQPEEGKIDRSFYELVAFTELKNNIRSGNISVEGSLAHRNIDDYLISSDACVNSFTIPDTFDDYLTSRGAILDSQLQYYSNSGKSSAKMVLKKLEKVTPDEAEEYRKKLYSMIPRIRLSDLLIEVDSWTQFTQEFIHDSTGKPPNEREKKIVFATLLGLGMNIGLEKMAQSTPGITYPQLANTKQWRFYKEALTCTQSILVNFQLGIPIADFWGEGKTSASDGMRVPVGVSAIKADVNPHYKSLEKGATMIRSINDRNTSHHVEVVSTNTREATHTLDGLLYHETDLDIEEHFTDTNGYTDQVFGMTALLGFNFEPRIRNIKKAQLFSIKPTSEYPDLLELISGRINIKTIDESYEEIKRIAYSIQTGKVSSSLILGKLGSYARKNKVATALRELGRIEKSIFMIDYVTDDSLRRKITHGLNKTEAVNALARELFFGRRGKFMERDIRRQLQSASALNVLINAISIWNAVYLQEAYDYLVKTDPEVTNYMSHISPINWEHITFLGEYKFDLLSIPKRLRKLNIEK, from the coding sequence ATGGCACTAAAAAAAATTTTAACAACAGCGCAGCGGGAGCAACTTCTTTCTGTCGATCACTTATCTGAAGAAGATTTTCAAGCTTATTTCAGTTTCTCTGACTCTGATTTAGATATCATCAACCAACACAGAGGCGATATCAATAAGTTAGGGTTTGCCATTCAGCTCTGCTTGGCACGATACCCTGGATGTTCGTTGAGTAACTGGTCCATCCAATCAGACCGATTAATCTCTTATGTAAGGCGCCAATTACATCTTGACTCAATTGAACTGGCTTTATACGCCCATAGGAACACACGTGCCAATCACTTTAATGAGATATTGGAAACATTTAGGTATCAGCGTTTTGGAAGTGTCGACACACGCAATCAATTAATAGCATTTCTTATTAAGCTGGCATTAGAAAATGATGACTCTACCTATCTCATGAAAAAAACATTAGGCTTCCTCACTCAAAATCGAATTATTTTTCCATCTATAGCGACACTAGAAGACATTATCAGCCATTGTCGTGATAAGGCTGAAAGCACACTGTTTTCAATTCTTCTGGATTCATTAACAGAAACACAAATCGAGAAATTAGATGAGTTGTTTCTAGTATATAAAGAAACGAAGATGACTAAACTCGCCTGGTTAAAAGATATCCCTGGCAAAGCCAATCCAGAGAGTTTTATGACTATTTGCAAAAAAGTTGAGACGATTACGCTTCTTGAACTAGGAACAATCAATGTGTCGCATATTCACCGAAATAGATTTCTTCAGTTAGCACGATTAGGTGATAATTACGATGCCTATGACTTTTCTCGTTTTGAATTCGAAAAAAAGTATTCCTTACTCATTGCTTTTTTAGTGGATCATCATCAGTATCTGATCGATCAGCTCATTGAAATTAATGACCGGATTTTAGCGGGGATTAAACGAAAAGGGATGCACGATTCGCAAGAACTGTTGAAAGAGAAAGGGAAATTGGCGACTGAAAAATTAGAACATTATGCGTCTCTGATTGATGCACTTCATTTTGCAAAAGACAACGACAGTAATCCTTTTGACGAAATAGAACGAGTTATCCCCTGGCATGACTTAATCCAAGATGGAGAAGACGCTAAACGAATTACTGGTAAGAAAAATCACGGATATTTAGAAATGGTGAGAAATAAAGCCACTTACCTTAGAAGGTATACCCCAATGCTTTTAAAAACACTCTCGTTTAAAGCAACCTCATCTGCACAACCAATTCTTACAGCGCTTACTCAAATAAATGAGTTAAAAAACGACGGTAAACGGAAAATACCAGCAGACACATCCATTGAATTTGTGAGTAAAAAATGGGAAAGTCTTGTTCAACCTGAAGAAGGAAAAATAGACCGATCCTTCTACGAGTTGGTAGCGTTCACAGAATTAAAAAATAATATTAGATCAGGAAATATTTCGGTAGAAGGAAGCTTAGCCCATCGAAACATTGATGATTACTTAATCAGTTCCGATGCTTGCGTTAACTCATTCACTATTCCAGATACATTTGATGATTATTTGACTTCTAGGGGCGCAATATTGGACTCACAACTACAATATTATTCGAATTCTGGCAAAAGTTCAGCCAAAATGGTGCTAAAAAAATTGGAGAAAGTTACACCAGATGAAGCAGAGGAATATAGAAAAAAACTTTATTCAATGATTCCCAGAATAAGATTAAGTGACCTTTTAATAGAAGTGGATAGCTGGACTCAATTTACGCAAGAATTTATCCATGATTCAACTGGAAAGCCGCCAAATGAACGAGAAAAGAAAATTGTTTTTGCCACTTTATTAGGATTAGGAATGAATATTGGGCTTGAGAAAATGGCCCAATCCACCCCCGGAATTACTTATCCTCAATTGGCGAATACTAAACAATGGCGGTTTTATAAAGAAGCCTTAACCTGTACCCAATCTATTTTGGTTAATTTTCAATTAGGAATTCCTATAGCTGATTTTTGGGGAGAAGGTAAAACGAGTGCTTCCGATGGAATGCGTGTACCAGTAGGTGTATCCGCCATTAAGGCTGACGTGAATCCACATTATAAAAGCTTAGAGAAAGGCGCCACAATGATTCGGTCAATCAATGACAGAAATACCTCACATCATGTTGAAGTTGTTTCGACCAACACGAGAGAAGCGACTCATACATTAGATGGCTTGCTTTACCACGAAACAGATTTAGATATTGAAGAACATTTCACTGACACAAACGGATATACTGATCAAGTGTTTGGCATGACCGCTCTACTAGGATTTAATTTTGAACCCCGTATTAGGAATATAAAAAAGGCACAATTATTTTCTATAAAGCCAACTTCAGAATACCCTGATTTATTAGAGCTCATCAGTGGTAGGATCAATATAAAAACTATTGATGAAAGTTACGAAGAAATTAAACGAATCGCTTATTCCATTCAAACTGGTAAAGTCTCAAGTTCGCTAATTTTAGGAAAGCTAGGTTCTTACGCACGAAAAAATAAGGTAGCTACCGCTTTAAGAGAATTGGGACGGATTGAGAAGAGTATTTTCATGATAGATTATGTGACAGATGATAGCTTAAGACGTAAGATTACCCATGGTTTGAATAAAACGGAAGCCGTAAATGCTTTGGCAAGAGAACTATTTTTTGGTCGCCGAGGTAAATTCATGGAACGTGATATTCGTCGGCAACTTCAAAGTGCAAGTGCACTAAATGTTTTAATAAACGCTATTAGTATATGGAACGCCGTCTATTTACAAGAAGCCTATGATTATCTAGTGAAAACTGATCCAGAAGTAACCAACTATATGAGCCATATTTCTCCTATTAATTGGGAGCATATTACGTTTCTTGGCGAATACAAATTTGATTTGTTATCTATTCCCAAGAGGTTGAGAAAATTAAACATAGAAAAATAG
- the cadC gene encoding Cd(II)-sensing metalloregulatory transcriptional repressor CadC has translation MTVDICEITCIDEEKVRRVKTGLETVEVTTISQVLKILSDETRVKIVYALLTESELCVCDLANIVEATVAATSHHLRFLKKQGLANYRKDGKLVYYSLANDRVRDQVKLILLNFEGVGV, from the coding sequence ATGACTGTAGATATTTGCGAAATTACTTGTATTGATGAAGAAAAAGTAAGACGGGTGAAGACTGGGCTGGAAACCGTAGAAGTTACAACTATCAGTCAAGTGTTAAAAATTCTGTCTGATGAAACAAGGGTTAAAATTGTGTATGCATTACTGACAGAAAGTGAACTTTGTGTCTGCGATCTAGCTAATATTGTCGAAGCAACAGTTGCGGCTACGTCCCACCATTTACGCTTTTTAAAGAAGCAAGGGCTTGCGAACTATCGAAAAGATGGAAAGCTTGTTTATTATTCTCTTGCGAATGATAGGGTTAGAGATCAGGTAAAACTCATATTACTTAATTTTGAAGGAGTGGGAGTCTAA